In a single window of the Flavobacterium sp. W4I14 genome:
- a CDS encoding guanylate kinase (product_source=KO:K00942; cath_funfam=3.40.50.300; cog=COG0194; ko=KO:K00942; pfam=PF00625; smart=SM00072; superfamily=52540; tigrfam=TIGR03263) produces MQGKLIIFSAPSGAGKTTIVHHLLTKFPELSFSISATTRELRGAETHENDYYFISKEEFLHKVARQEFVEFEEVYNGTFYGTLRSEIERIWNDGKHVIFDIDVEGGIRLKRKYEEDALAIFVQPPSLDVLKERLSGRGTDSPEKLQERFIKAEKELLYADKFDVILKNYDLATACAEAEQLVGDFLKK; encoded by the coding sequence ATGCAAGGCAAATTAATCATATTTTCGGCACCATCAGGAGCAGGTAAAACCACTATAGTACACCATTTATTAACGAAATTTCCTGAGCTGAGCTTTTCTATTTCTGCAACCACCCGCGAATTGAGAGGCGCTGAAACACATGAAAACGATTACTATTTTATTAGTAAGGAAGAGTTTTTACACAAAGTTGCCCGCCAGGAATTTGTGGAGTTTGAAGAAGTTTATAACGGAACTTTTTATGGCACCTTACGCTCCGAGATCGAACGCATCTGGAATGATGGCAAACATGTTATTTTCGATATTGATGTAGAAGGCGGTATCCGCTTGAAAAGAAAATATGAAGAAGATGCCTTGGCCATTTTTGTTCAGCCACCATCTTTAGACGTTTTAAAAGAACGTTTAAGTGGCCGCGGAACAGATAGTCCGGAAAAATTACAGGAACGTTTTATCAAAGCTGAAAAAGAACTGCTTTATGCAGATAAGTTTGATGTGATTTTAAAAAATTACGATCTGGCTACTGCTTGTGCAGAAGCTGAGCAATTGGTGGGTGATTTTTTGAAGAAATAG
- a CDS encoding uncharacterized protein (TIGR00255 family) (product_source=TIGR00255; cog=COG1561; pfam=PF03755,PF08340; superfamily=47240; tigrfam=TIGR00255), translating into MIKSMTGYGLATADYANAKYSVEIKSLNSKFLELNLKYPKAFSDKELILRNICSKDIERGKVSLSINIERTNGEVTGATINTALLSHYYKQLIAVNNELGADSSNLLQTALTFPDVISYKEESVSEDEWNHLFQIFNSALANFNKFREDEGSVLKADLELRIKNILSYFKSVEELEPKRITAIRDKFTQFLDDAVGKVNIDQNRFEQELIYYIDKIDITEEKTRLKSHCDYFLQTLASKEANGKKMGFISQEIGREINTMGAKANDAQMQQFVVGMKEELEKIKEQLLNVL; encoded by the coding sequence ATGATAAAATCCATGACAGGATACGGCTTAGCAACAGCCGATTATGCAAATGCGAAGTATAGTGTCGAAATCAAATCGCTCAACAGTAAATTCCTGGAGCTGAATTTAAAATATCCTAAAGCTTTTTCTGATAAAGAGCTGATTCTGCGCAACATCTGCAGTAAAGACATCGAAAGAGGAAAAGTAAGTTTAAGCATTAATATAGAACGTACCAACGGCGAAGTTACTGGTGCTACCATCAATACGGCCTTATTAAGCCACTACTACAAACAGCTTATTGCTGTTAACAACGAACTCGGTGCCGATAGCAGTAACTTATTGCAAACAGCGTTAACTTTTCCTGATGTAATCAGTTACAAGGAAGAAAGCGTAAGTGAGGATGAATGGAACCATCTATTTCAAATTTTCAACTCGGCTTTGGCCAATTTCAATAAATTCAGAGAAGATGAAGGCTCAGTTTTAAAGGCCGATTTAGAACTGAGAATTAAAAATATTCTTTCTTATTTCAAATCTGTTGAAGAATTAGAGCCTAAAAGAATTACCGCAATCCGCGATAAATTTACCCAGTTTTTAGACGATGCTGTAGGTAAAGTAAATATAGACCAAAACCGTTTCGAACAGGAATTGATCTATTATATCGACAAAATAGATATTACCGAGGAAAAAACACGTTTAAAAAGCCATTGCGATTATTTCTTGCAGACTTTGGCAAGCAAAGAGGCAAACGGCAAAAAAATGGGTTTCATTTCTCAGGAAATTGGAAGAGAAATTAATACGATGGGTGCTAAAGCAAACGACGCCCAGATGCAACAATTTGTTGTAGGTATGAAAGAAGAATTAGAAAAGATAAAAGAACAGTTACTGAATGTGTTGTAG
- a CDS encoding 1-acyl-sn-glycerol-3-phosphate acyltransferase (product_source=KO:K00655; cog=COG0204; ko=KO:K00655; pfam=PF01553; smart=SM00563; superfamily=69593; tigrfam=TIGR00530; transmembrane_helix_parts=Inside_1_20,TMhelix_21_43,Outside_44_55,TMhelix_56_78,Inside_79_89,TMhelix_90_112,Outside_113_255): protein MLTLQTVKETLITMRKLLGGFYLGYSAVVFFILMVIVCPFILISTGIFKEKTGRKISFYFLKFWAWAFSLLTFLWFSASGEKINTSRAYIYVGNHSSFLDAVAIVICIPQAFSPLGKIEMLKIPVFGWIYKRLVVMIDRSSRESRDHSVAELRKDLADGQSILIFPEGTMNKSDKPLNPFYDGAFRLAIETQTPILPFAILNSKEHLPRTNPLLLNPGMIRTVFGEAIEAKGLVAENLEELKAKTFDAILSMLKM, encoded by the coding sequence TTGTTAACCTTGCAAACTGTTAAAGAAACGTTAATAACCATGAGAAAGCTATTGGGCGGATTTTATTTAGGCTATTCGGCAGTGGTATTTTTCATACTCATGGTAATCGTTTGCCCCTTTATTCTGATCAGTACAGGTATTTTTAAAGAAAAAACAGGAAGAAAAATCTCCTTCTATTTTTTAAAATTCTGGGCATGGGCTTTTAGTCTTCTCACATTTCTATGGTTTTCTGCCAGCGGAGAAAAAATTAACACTTCGCGGGCTTACATCTACGTTGGCAACCACAGCTCATTTTTAGATGCTGTGGCCATAGTAATCTGTATTCCACAGGCCTTTAGTCCACTGGGCAAGATAGAAATGCTTAAAATCCCTGTATTTGGATGGATTTACAAACGTTTGGTGGTGATGATCGATCGCAGCAGCAGAGAAAGCCGCGACCATTCTGTAGCCGAACTGAGAAAAGATCTGGCCGATGGGCAATCGATCCTGATTTTCCCTGAAGGGACAATGAATAAATCAGACAAGCCTTTAAACCCATTTTATGATGGCGCGTTTCGCCTGGCGATAGAAACCCAAACACCGATTTTACCTTTTGCGATATTGAACAGTAAGGAACATTTACCCAGAACAAACCCACTTTTACTCAACCCTGGAATGATTAGAACAGTATTTGGAGAAGCCATTGAGGCGAAGGGATTGGTTGCTGAAAACCTGGAAGAATTGAAGGCAAAAACTTTTGATGCTATTCTGAGCATGCTGAAAATGTAA
- a CDS encoding hypothetical protein (product_source=Hypo-rule applied; cleavage_site_network=SignalP-noTM; superfamily=49464): MKAFLITLSLSSLLFFLPKKTLAQITSAKGVILEKGTQIRIALAVVTNINNKQSVGSNDMGFFQIKAKIDDTLVISKRHFDNITVVLINDQDLVIKLLRAEMLLEDVTIKAENKQQNLSAVRLEHRKKTYFYGNKRNPLYYARYPLAAIMELFSAERKNARRFDRYYDKETEELEIDRFFNVRIVKNNTTLTAKQMNKFMLDYRPKYKQIKDWNTYDAAGYIKKSAKQYLDTLSTP; encoded by the coding sequence ATGAAAGCATTTTTAATCACGCTATCACTTTCATCCCTATTGTTCTTTTTGCCTAAAAAAACGCTCGCTCAAATTACCTCTGCCAAAGGCGTTATTTTAGAAAAGGGAACACAGATACGCATTGCATTGGCTGTAGTAACCAATATCAACAACAAACAATCGGTTGGCAGTAATGATATGGGTTTCTTTCAGATCAAGGCCAAAATTGACGATACCTTGGTTATCAGTAAAAGGCACTTCGACAATATTACTGTCGTGCTCATCAATGATCAGGATTTGGTTATAAAACTACTCAGAGCCGAGATGCTGTTGGAAGATGTAACAATTAAAGCAGAAAATAAACAACAAAACTTATCTGCTGTTAGGTTAGAACACCGTAAGAAAACTTATTTTTATGGTAATAAAAGAAATCCGCTTTATTATGCACGTTACCCGCTGGCAGCCATCATGGAGCTGTTTAGTGCTGAGCGGAAAAATGCCAGGCGGTTTGATCGTTATTATGATAAAGAAACAGAAGAATTAGAGATAGACCGTTTTTTTAACGTTAGAATTGTTAAAAATAATACAACATTAACGGCTAAGCAAATGAATAAGTTTATGTTGGATTACAGGCCGAAATATAAACAGATTAAAGATTGGAATACTTATGATGCCGCTGGATACATTAAAAAATCAGCAAAACAATATTTAGATACTTTAAGTACACCATGA
- a CDS encoding hypothetical protein (product_source=Hypo-rule applied; superfamily=49464), giving the protein MNHLKLFLLLIILTQGLKIKAQDFVLKGVVIEKGSNIRIALAGITNMRSKMGATSNDIGLFQLSARPGDTLLIQKRNLNEQKVVVKTDDDLVIYLVRGSTMLEEVTVKGQTKKQDMEGIKRDFKRNGSFFEGKPPLVLLSPFGGSPLTFFYELFGKTPARARNFNRYYKKELSLIEVDKFFNKSLVLKNTTLTGKDLDKFLLDYYPTRSTTINWSNYDAVKYIKESAKKYTDTLKHTN; this is encoded by the coding sequence ATGAATCATTTAAAACTCTTTCTTTTATTGATCATTTTAACACAAGGCTTAAAAATCAAGGCTCAGGATTTTGTGCTGAAAGGTGTAGTGATCGAAAAAGGCTCAAATATACGGATTGCTTTGGCCGGGATTACCAACATGCGCAGTAAAATGGGTGCCACAAGTAACGATATTGGCCTATTTCAGTTAAGTGCCCGACCTGGTGATACGCTGTTAATTCAAAAAAGAAATCTGAATGAGCAAAAAGTGGTGGTTAAAACAGATGATGATCTGGTAATCTATTTGGTTAGAGGAAGCACAATGTTAGAAGAGGTTACGGTTAAAGGACAGACCAAAAAACAGGACATGGAAGGAATAAAAAGGGATTTTAAACGGAATGGTTCGTTTTTTGAAGGTAAACCACCGTTGGTATTGCTCAGTCCTTTTGGCGGTAGCCCCTTAACATTTTTTTACGAGCTTTTTGGCAAAACGCCGGCAAGAGCGCGTAATTTTAACCGTTATTATAAAAAGGAGCTAAGTTTAATCGAGGTAGATAAGTTCTTTAATAAAAGTTTAGTCTTGAAGAATACGACATTAACAGGGAAAGATCTGGACAAATTTTTGCTAGATTATTACCCAACGCGCAGCACTACCATTAACTGGAGCAATTACGATGCGGTGAAATACATCAAAGAATCGGCTAAGAAATATACCGATACTTTGAAACATACAAATTAA
- a CDS encoding hypothetical protein (product_source=Hypo-rule applied; cleavage_site_network=SignalP-noTM; superfamily=51126) produces the protein MRNFKFAVILFVFTSVSFFAKAQDFIVKGVVIEKGSNIRIALSEITNLRTGIGVGSNDIGMFQLKARIGDTLLVIKRDLIDQRVVVNSEKDLVIYLVRGSTTLADVTIRGNTKKEDLDEIKREFKNKGVYNGGKTTVLSAIFSPLNALYNLFGTDPKNARRFGRYADNEIKQSQIDVYFNQSIIKNNTELRGDTLEKYMLNCRPEFDKAQYWNSYDYIKYIKESSKKFTDTLGKGK, from the coding sequence ATGAGAAACTTTAAATTTGCCGTTATACTCTTCGTTTTTACCTCAGTCAGCTTCTTCGCAAAGGCACAGGATTTTATTGTGAAAGGTGTGGTGATCGAAAAAGGTTCGAATATCAGGATTGCCTTATCAGAAATTACCAACCTGCGCACCGGAATAGGTGTGGGCAGTAATGACATTGGTATGTTCCAGTTAAAAGCCAGAATTGGTGATACACTACTGGTGATTAAAAGGGATCTGATCGATCAGCGAGTGGTGGTGAACAGCGAAAAAGACCTGGTAATTTATCTGGTTAGAGGAAGTACCACGCTAGCCGATGTTACCATTAGGGGAAATACCAAAAAAGAGGATCTGGACGAAATTAAACGTGAATTTAAGAATAAGGGGGTGTACAATGGAGGTAAAACAACCGTTTTGTCTGCTATATTCAGTCCTTTAAATGCACTATATAACTTATTTGGCACTGACCCTAAAAATGCACGGAGATTTGGCAGATACGCCGATAATGAAATCAAACAATCGCAGATTGACGTATACTTCAACCAGAGCATTATTAAAAACAATACCGAACTAAGAGGTGATACCTTAGAGAAATACATGTTAAACTGCCGTCCGGAATTTGATAAGGCTCAATACTGGAACAGTTACGATTACATTAAATACATTAAAGAATCTTCAAAGAAATTTACGGATACGTTAGGTAAAGGAAAGTAG
- a CDS encoding ribonuclease-3 (product_source=KO:K03685; cath_funfam=1.10.1520.10,3.30.160.20; cog=COG0571; ko=KO:K03685; pfam=PF00035,PF14622; smart=SM00358,SM00535; superfamily=54768,69065; tigrfam=TIGR02191): MPILKLYKLYLSPEKEFVKKLKNILGFVPGNVTLYKMAFRHRSVAKVLKNGSRSSNERLEFLGDAVLGSVIAELLFKHYPYKEEGFLTEMRSKIVNRANLNQLAKKIGFDKLIQFDQRSVSIQTKHNSMLGDAFEAIVGAIYMDKGYNFTKEFLLRRIVKPHIDIHTLELTETNFKSKLIEWCQRHGKDVMFELAENGEGESAKLFTISAVVEGEKVGTGRDYNKKNAEKLAAEKACEALSI, from the coding sequence ATGCCGATATTAAAATTATATAAACTTTACCTCTCTCCAGAAAAGGAGTTTGTTAAAAAGCTGAAAAACATTTTAGGCTTTGTTCCAGGCAATGTTACGCTCTATAAAATGGCGTTCAGGCATCGTTCTGTAGCAAAAGTTTTAAAAAATGGAAGTAGGAGCAGCAACGAACGCTTAGAATTTTTAGGCGACGCTGTTTTAGGTTCGGTGATAGCAGAGCTGCTTTTTAAACATTATCCCTACAAAGAAGAAGGTTTTTTAACCGAAATGCGTTCGAAGATTGTAAACCGGGCTAATTTAAATCAGCTGGCAAAGAAAATCGGTTTTGATAAGCTTATTCAGTTCGATCAACGTTCGGTGAGCATACAAACCAAGCACAATTCGATGCTGGGTGATGCTTTTGAAGCCATAGTGGGTGCCATCTATATGGATAAGGGCTATAACTTTACCAAAGAATTTCTATTGCGTAGGATCGTAAAACCTCATATTGATATTCATACCTTAGAACTTACAGAAACCAATTTCAAAAGTAAATTGATCGAATGGTGCCAACGCCATGGTAAGGATGTAATGTTCGAACTGGCAGAGAATGGCGAAGGCGAAAGCGCTAAATTATTTACCATTAGTGCTGTAGTAGAAGGCGAAAAAGTGGGTACCGGACGGGATTACAATAAGAAAAATGCGGAAAAACTAGCCGCAGAGAAGGCTTGCGAAGCATTGAGTATATAA
- a CDS encoding 3-oxoacyl-[acyl-carrier-protein] synthase II (product_source=KO:K09458; cath_funfam=3.40.47.10; cog=COG0304; ko=KO:K09458; pfam=PF00109,PF02801; smart=SM00825; superfamily=53901; tigrfam=TIGR03150) — MELKRVVVTGLGALTPIGNNVPDFWEGLTNGVSGAAPIKGFDTEKFKTKFACEVKNFNPEDFLEKKEARKLDPFVQYALVATDEAVKDGGFDFEKLDTNRIGVIWGAGIGGLKTFLDEISNFAKGDGTPRYNPFFIPKMIIDIAPGHISIKYGLRGPNFATVSACASSTNAMIDAFNYIRLGMADVIISGGSEAIINEAGMGGFNAMHALSTRNEDPATASRPFDKDRDGFVAGEGAGTIILEELEHAKARGAKIYAELVGGGMSADANHITAPHPEGLGARMVMTNALKDAGLTTADIDYINVHGTSTPLGDISETKAIGTLFGEDAYRLNISSTKSMTGHLLGAAGAIEAIAAILSVKNDIVPPTINHFTDDPAFDPKLNFTFNKAQKRTVRAALSNTFGFGGHNASVIFKKYED; from the coding sequence ATGGAATTAAAAAGAGTAGTAGTAACAGGGTTGGGTGCGCTCACTCCTATAGGCAATAATGTTCCTGATTTTTGGGAAGGATTGACTAACGGGGTGAGTGGCGCTGCTCCTATTAAGGGTTTTGATACTGAAAAGTTCAAAACTAAATTCGCATGCGAGGTTAAAAATTTTAATCCGGAAGATTTTTTGGAGAAAAAAGAAGCCCGTAAGCTAGATCCGTTTGTACAATATGCTCTTGTAGCAACAGATGAGGCTGTGAAGGATGGTGGTTTTGATTTTGAAAAATTGGATACCAACCGAATCGGAGTAATCTGGGGCGCAGGCATAGGTGGGTTGAAAACTTTCCTGGATGAAATTTCGAATTTTGCCAAGGGGGATGGTACGCCAAGATACAATCCATTTTTTATCCCTAAAATGATTATTGATATTGCCCCAGGGCATATCTCGATCAAATATGGCTTACGTGGGCCAAATTTTGCAACTGTTTCGGCATGTGCTTCTTCTACCAACGCAATGATTGATGCATTTAACTATATCCGTTTGGGTATGGCCGATGTAATTATCAGCGGCGGTTCTGAAGCGATCATTAACGAAGCAGGTATGGGTGGTTTTAACGCCATGCATGCCTTATCAACACGTAACGAAGATCCGGCAACGGCATCACGTCCTTTTGATAAAGACCGTGACGGTTTCGTAGCCGGTGAAGGCGCTGGGACTATTATTTTAGAAGAACTTGAACATGCAAAAGCAAGAGGTGCAAAAATTTATGCAGAGCTTGTTGGCGGTGGAATGAGTGCTGATGCGAATCATATCACGGCACCACATCCTGAAGGTTTAGGCGCTAGAATGGTAATGACCAATGCACTAAAAGATGCTGGTTTAACAACTGCTGATATAGATTATATCAATGTACACGGTACTTCTACACCTCTTGGTGATATTAGTGAAACCAAAGCCATTGGTACATTATTTGGCGAAGATGCTTATCGTTTAAACATCAGCTCTACCAAATCAATGACTGGCCACCTTTTGGGTGCAGCTGGAGCTATTGAGGCTATTGCAGCAATTCTTTCTGTTAAAAATGATATTGTTCCTCCAACAATCAATCACTTTACAGATGATCCTGCATTTGACCCTAAATTGAATTTTACTTTTAACAAAGCGCAAAAACGTACCGTTAGAGCTGCTCTAAGTAATACATTCGGTTTTGGCGGCCATAACGCTTCTGTTATTTTTAAGAAATACGAAGATTAA
- a CDS encoding acyl carrier protein (product_source=KO:K02078; cath_funfam=1.10.1200.10; cog=COG0236; ko=KO:K02078; pfam=PF00550; smart=SM00823; superfamily=47336; tigrfam=TIGR00517) — translation MSDIASRVKAIIVEKLGVDESEVTPEASFTNDLGADSLDTVELIMEFEKEFNVAIPDDQAETIGTVGQAIAYLEKNVK, via the coding sequence ATGTCTGATATTGCTTCAAGAGTTAAGGCTATTATCGTAGAAAAACTAGGTGTTGACGAAAGCGAAGTTACGCCAGAGGCTTCATTCACCAACGATTTAGGTGCAGATTCTTTAGATACCGTAGAATTGATTATGGAATTTGAAAAAGAATTCAATGTAGCTATTCCTGATGATCAGGCTGAAACCATCGGTACAGTTGGTCAAGCGATTGCTTATTTGGAAAAAAACGTTAAATAG
- a CDS encoding hypothetical protein (product_source=Hypo-rule applied; cath_funfam=3.40.30.10; superfamily=51206) — protein sequence MNKTYLKLTLDLDFILIAITAPLKDYVLCHKINTRLNTQFEKIEDHEIFFNIDEPAWSFSKYYFFVEQGEVEYYLICNKSSDGFLIPEMNKVDFFIIIKEFIDKEDLDYLINGLNKLPDIQVAAKIDPAKLKSRENLVI from the coding sequence TTGAATAAGACTTACCTAAAACTTACCTTAGACCTTGATTTTATACTAATTGCGATCACAGCACCCTTAAAAGACTATGTGCTTTGCCACAAAATTAATACCCGGTTAAATACTCAATTTGAAAAAATAGAAGACCATGAAATATTTTTTAATATCGACGAACCAGCTTGGTCTTTCTCCAAATATTACTTTTTTGTAGAGCAGGGTGAGGTAGAATACTACTTAATTTGCAATAAAAGCAGCGATGGTTTTCTAATTCCGGAAATGAACAAGGTAGATTTTTTTATTATTATTAAAGAATTTATTGATAAGGAAGATTTAGATTATTTAATCAATGGTTTAAATAAACTGCCTGATATACAGGTGGCTGCAAAGATAGATCCGGCCAAGTTAAAGAGCCGTGAGAATTTGGTAATATAA
- a CDS encoding pyruvate kinase (product_source=KO:K00873; cath_funfam=3.20.20.60,3.40.1380.20; cog=COG0469; ko=KO:K00873; pfam=PF00224,PF02887; superfamily=51621,52935; tigrfam=TIGR01064), translating to MKPFHSRTKIVATLGPASAKPDVLYSMFNAGLDVCRLNFSHGSQADHQAVLDTIRDLNKKYDYNVGILADLQGPKIRIGLVKEGGINLINGKTTVITTTECVGNEERIYITYQSFPQDVQAGEIILLDDGKLQMKVISTNLKDEVVCEIVHGGILTSRKGVNLPNTKVSIPSLTPEDRENLEFVLENDVEWIGLSFVRKADDIIELKKIIAERGKTARVIAKIEKPEAIANIDEIIAVSDGIMVARGDLGVECPMEEVPLLQKMIVAKCRAASKPVIVATQMLESMITTPRPTRAEVNDVANSVLDGADAVMLSGETSVGEFPLIVIETMQKIIQNIEQNNYPFNPDKFLKPKSPSFLSDAICDSACFLAKQTNAVGIVSMTLSGYTAFEISSHRPEALTFIFTSNRALLNAVSLLWGVRGFYYDKWESTDNTIIEVNEFLKSKKIG from the coding sequence ATGAAACCTTTTCATTCGAGAACTAAAATTGTTGCCACGCTTGGGCCTGCATCAGCAAAACCAGATGTATTATATAGTATGTTTAACGCTGGTTTAGATGTTTGCCGCTTAAACTTTTCGCACGGATCACAAGCAGATCACCAAGCGGTTTTGGATACCATCCGCGATTTAAACAAAAAATACGATTATAATGTAGGTATCCTTGCCGATTTACAAGGTCCTAAAATCCGTATCGGTTTAGTAAAAGAAGGCGGTATTAACCTGATCAATGGTAAAACTACCGTAATTACCACTACCGAATGTGTAGGTAACGAAGAACGGATTTACATCACTTACCAAAGCTTCCCTCAGGACGTTCAGGCGGGCGAAATTATCCTTTTGGATGATGGAAAGCTTCAAATGAAAGTGATTTCTACCAACTTAAAGGATGAAGTAGTTTGTGAAATTGTTCACGGCGGTATTTTAACTTCAAGAAAAGGTGTAAACCTTCCAAATACTAAAGTTTCTATTCCTTCATTAACACCAGAAGACCGCGAAAACTTAGAATTTGTTTTAGAAAATGATGTAGAGTGGATCGGTTTATCTTTCGTGCGCAAGGCTGATGATATTATCGAACTTAAAAAGATTATTGCAGAGCGTGGCAAAACTGCCCGTGTAATTGCTAAAATAGAAAAACCGGAAGCTATCGCTAACATCGATGAAATTATCGCTGTTTCTGATGGAATTATGGTTGCCCGTGGCGATTTAGGTGTTGAATGTCCGATGGAAGAAGTTCCATTATTACAAAAAATGATCGTTGCTAAATGTAGAGCAGCTTCTAAACCTGTAATTGTGGCTACACAAATGTTAGAAAGTATGATCACTACACCTCGCCCAACACGTGCAGAGGTGAATGATGTGGCCAACTCTGTTTTAGATGGTGCTGATGCAGTGATGTTAAGCGGCGAAACTTCAGTTGGAGAATTTCCGCTGATCGTAATCGAAACCATGCAGAAAATTATCCAGAACATTGAGCAGAACAACTATCCTTTCAATCCTGATAAGTTTTTAAAACCAAAATCGCCTTCTTTCTTAAGCGATGCGATTTGCGATTCAGCTTGTTTCTTAGCGAAACAAACTAACGCGGTAGGTATTGTATCGATGACATTAAGCGGTTATACTGCTTTCGAAATCTCAAGTCATCGTCCGGAAGCTTTAACTTTTATTTTTACCAGCAACAGGGCATTATTAAATGCAGTAAGTTTACTTTGGGGTGTAAGAGGTTTCTATTATGATAAGTGGGAAAGTACCGATAATACCATCATTGAGGTAAACGAGTTCTTAAAAAGCAAGAAAATTGGTTAA
- a CDS encoding pyruvate kinase (product_source=COG0469; cath_funfam=3.40.1380.20; cog=COG0469; superfamily=52935): MVKQGDIIINTAAIPMEAKGKTNMLKITVID, encoded by the coding sequence TTGGTTAAACAAGGTGATATCATCATCAATACTGCCGCTATCCCAATGGAAGCAAAAGGTAAAACCAATATGTTAAAAATTACGGTTATAGATTAA
- a CDS encoding putative GIY-YIG superfamily endonuclease (product_source=COG2827; cath_funfam=3.40.1440.10; cog=COG2827; pfam=PF01541; smart=SM00465; superfamily=82771), whose amino-acid sequence MFYSYILKSEKDGKYYYGSTENLEIRLIKHNRGDVKSTKARRPFHHSLF is encoded by the coding sequence ATGTTTTATAGTTATATTTTGAAAAGCGAGAAAGATGGGAAGTACTATTATGGAAGTACTGAAAACCTGGAAATAAGATTAATCAAACATAATAGGGGAGATGTAAAATCAACGAAAGCTAGGCGGCCCTTTCATCATTCACTTTTTTGA
- a CDS encoding AraC-like DNA-binding protein (product_source=COG2207; cath_funfam=1.10.10.60; cog=COG2207; pfam=PF12833; smart=SM00342; superfamily=46689) translates to MKKQKFDYWGGVSEIAYQLGFEHPQSFSKFFKTKTHLSPLEFRHSFN, encoded by the coding sequence TTGAAAAAGCAAAAATTCGACTACTGGGGTGGAGTGAGTGAAATTGCCTACCAGCTGGGTTTTGAGCATCCACAATCATTCAGCAAGTTCTTTAAAACAAAAACACATTTATCGCCTTTGGAGTTTAGGCATTCTTTTAATTAG